One genomic window of Corythoichthys intestinalis isolate RoL2023-P3 chromosome 18, ASM3026506v1, whole genome shotgun sequence includes the following:
- the c18h11orf54 gene encoding ester hydrolase C11orf54 homolog, with protein sequence MADVSKTEKVRLHVPDLEELRAVLQTGLEDNFAEVKVSVVECPDLTKEPFNFPVQGLCGSPRVTDVGGVPYLVPLVQQHKEYNMNVISKELELPGAFIIGAGAVPSRIVGMNAELMPLVLTEVDGRPAVNSSYFSSINPADGQCLQEKYSDKFSDCNFGLLGNLYACEGRPGKVIEVQAKKRTGDHSIVTGLRKTLEIQYPDKSLALGGTFIIQRGKAKIHIMPREFSVCPLNSDEEVNSWLKHFEVNAPLICQSVLVSKDPGLDLRLEHTHCFSHHGEGGHYYIDTTPDSVEYLGYFVPAEFIYRIDRPKETHMVGRD encoded by the exons ATGGCAGATGTCAGCAAAACTGAGAAGGTTCGATTGCATGTCCCAGATTTGGAGGAACTGCGTGCAG TATTACAAACAGGGCTGGAAGACAACTTTGCAGAAGTGAAGGTGAGTGTTGTGGAATGTCCCGATCTCACGAAGGAGCCGTTCAACTTTCCTGTTCAAG GGTTGTGTGGAAGTCCCAGAGTCACAGATGTGGGAGGAGTACCTTACTTGGTCCCCCTGGTTCAACAGCACAAG GAATATAACATGAATGTTATATCAAAGGAGCTGGAACTACCGGGAGCTTTTATCATTGGGGCGGGGGCCGTTCCCTCAAGGATTGTGGGGATGAACGCTgag TTGATGCCACTGGTTCTGACTGAAGTCGATGGAAGGCCTGCAGTGAACAGCAGCTACTTCTCCTCCATCAATCCAGCTGACGGACAGTGTTTACAAGAAAAATACAGTGACAAATTCTCTGACTGCAACTTTGGACTGCTGGGGAATCTTTATGCTTGTGAGGGGAGGCCAGGAAAG GTCATTGAGGTACAGGCCAAAAAGAGAACGGGAGATCACAGTATTGTGACGGGTTTGAGAAAGACTCTGGAGATTCAATACCCCGATAAAAGTCTGGCTTTGGGTGGTACCTTCATTATACAGAGAGGGAAAGCTAAAATCCATATCATG CCGAGAGAGTTCTCTGTCTGTCCACTCAATTCAGACGAAGAGGTCAACAGCTGGCTCAAACATTTTGAGGTGAACGCTCCACTCATCTGCCAGTCGGTTCTTGTGTCCAAAGATCCT GGTCTAGACCTGCGCCTGGAGCACACCCACTGCTTCAGCCACCATGGAGAAGGTGGCCACTACTACATAGATACCACACCTGATAGCGTGGAGTATTTGGGCTACTTTGTCCCGGCAGAGTTCATTTACCGCATTGACCGGCCCAAGGAGACTCATATGGTTGGAAGAGACTGA